A window from Centropristis striata isolate RG_2023a ecotype Rhode Island chromosome 2, C.striata_1.0, whole genome shotgun sequence encodes these proteins:
- the LOC131981584 gene encoding uncharacterized protein LOC131981584, translating into MESQTSGNFRIIPPNRVSSKLDRTGDCMKQQMPTIKVDDVRPLIQSFLDRITVEDWARFTIGVADYPVRIVLAELVLELVALVSKSARATLGHHDKAAGLTDRHVMSSLGDSIAQAFAQVLDVTAVDQSSAQSLKECISQEAVHSGNSRMETLGTYETVVPDCIPLAARIEIMILHICSMLKDSMGKMSAFFKTRLWKQRSRDTAEKDGSVKSSTPEKLGTESVDSFVSKTTQAVQEILRKEVSEITEPLLDDVADHEYALLASDMSLRTDNVSGVIAESIVEEAQIRESMEAELRAASQESHSPSSSKQPSPSPDLMKTGGSPQLREKEFNECLRNKVKTFFASCFTKLSINRIRTQLKNKFCPDSKVQNSESLQSFIDSIDTLFKTENGDELGGNEHGVFGKLQSISEGHELIFTQQLGDIIYSHLSEELSTQSDSKKSLPPPETLYEAISHKMWRFLGMMRWWVKMKSEIHSKRVVSALVAIGALSPSPTVSLSENTPQTPSVTRSEEALLKGTESESESPFFIPQSKTSSAPKVTVPEKSLSPTPRVMVLRKSVTSRKSVSPTPLVTITEGTVLTTPAVRVSQDRVSSPRDASTTPAVRSSQDWVSLTSDAAIVQTVKYNKLSLLVIKVVSRIYNEAKITRPADNPEHIIKRLIEKTWADVGGEDFEITPETFKTLDKIVFKNLCRKWGSADDVLVSMELEEAAFEDYIACSIKYLLLTPPKSKSSKFVSFFSKPFKAFTGLFKRS; encoded by the coding sequence ATGGAATCGCAAACTTCAGGAAATTTCAGGATCATCCCTCCTAATAGGGTAAGTTCTAAGTTAGATAGAACAGGCGACTGTATGAAACAGCAGATGCCTACCATTAAAGTGGACGACGTCCGTCCACTGATTCAATCCTTTTTGGATAGGATTACAGTGGAAGACTGGGCCAGATTCACGATAGGTGTGGCCGATTATCCAGTAAGAATTGTTTTAGCAGAGCTGGTGTTGGAATTGGTTGCATTAGTGTCCAAATCAGCTAGGGCAACTCTTGGCCACCATGACAAGGCAGCTGGCCTTACTGACAGACATGTTATGTCCAGTCTGGGTGATTCAATCGCTCAGGCCTTCGCTCAGGTACTGGATGTAACTGCTGTCGACCAGTCCAGCGCACAGTCCTTGAAGGAATGTATTTCTCAGGAGGCTGTACACAGTGGAAACAGTCGGATGGAGACTCTGGGCACTTATGAGACTGTGGTTCCTGACTGCATACCTTTAGCAGCCAGAATTGAGATTATGATCCTTCATATCTGCTCGATGTTAAAGGATTCCATGGGAAAGATGAGTGCTTTCTTCAAAACTAGACTATGGAAACAGCGAAGTCGGGACACTGCAGAGAAAGATGGGTCTGTGAAGTCCTCCACCCCTGAGAAGCTGGGGACAGAATCAGTGGACAGCTTTGTAAGCAAAACAACCCAAGCTGTCCAGGAGATACTTAGGAAAGAGGTCAGTGAGATTACAGAACCTCTTTTGGATGATGTGGCTGACCATGAGTATGCTCTGCTGGCATCTGACATGTCCCTAAGGACTGATAATGTGTCAGGTGTTATTGCTGAGAGCATTGTTGAGGAGGCTCAAATTCGGGAAAGCATGGAGGCTGAACTTAGGGCTGCCAGTCAAGAATCCCACAGCCCATCCTCGTCAAAGCAGCCTAGTCCCAGTCCAGATTTGATGAAGACAGGTGGCAGCCCCCAACTCAGGGAGAAGGAGTTCAACGAGTGTTTGAGGAACAAGGTGAAGACCTTTTTTGCCTCATGCTTCACCAAACTGTCCATTAATAGAATCCGGACACAACTGAAGAACAAGTTCTGTCCCGATTCTAAAGTCCAGAACAGCGAGTCTTTGCAGTCTTTCATTGACAGTATTGACACACTGTTTAAGACAGAGAATGGTGACGAATTAGGTGGCAATGAGCATGGTGTGTTCGGTAAGTTACAGAGCATTTCAGAAGGACATGAGTTGATCTTCACACAACAACTCGGTGATATTATCTACAGTCACCTTTCAGAGGAGTTGAGTACTCAAAGTGACTCAAAAAAGAGCCTTCCACCACCTGAGACCCTTTATGAAGCCATATCCCATAAAATGTGGCGTTTCCTGGGAATGATGCGCTGGTGGGTGAAAATGAAATCTGAGATACACAGTAAAAGAGTGGTATCGGCTTTGGTGGCTATTGGGGCACTATCACCATCACCCACAGTGTCACTGTCTGAGAACACACCCCAGACACCCTCAGTGACACGGTCAGAAGAAGCTTTGCTCAAAGGGACAGAGTCTGAGTCAGAGTCGCCGTTTTTCATACCACAGTCTAAGACTTCTTCAGCACCCAAAGTGACTGTACCTGAAAAGTCTCTGTCACCAACACCCAGAGTGATGGTATTAAGAAAGTCAGTGACATCAAGGAAGTCAGTGTCACCAACACCTCTAGTCACAATAACTGAGGGGACTGTCTTAACAACACCTGCAGTCAGAGTTTCTCAGGACAGGGTGTCATCACCACGTGATGCCTCAACAACACCTGCAGTCAGATCCTCTCAGGACTGGGTGTCATTGACAAGTGATGCTGCTATAGTACAGACAGTGAAGTACAATAAACTCAGTTTACTTGTTATCAAAGTGGTTAGTCGTATCTACAACGAAGCCAAGATAACTAGGCCAGCTGACAACCCAGAGCACATCATTAAGAGGCTGATCGAAAAGACCTGGGCCGACGTCGGGGGAGAAGATTTCGAAATCACCCCAGAAACATTCAAGACCCTGGACAAGATCGTTTTCAAAAACTTGTGCAGGAAATGGGGCTCTGCAGACGACGTGCTGGTGTCGATGGAACTTGAAGAAGCAGCATTTGAGGATTACATTGCCTGCTCTATCAAATATTTGCTTTTGACACCACCAAAGAGCAAGTCCAGCAAGTTCGTTTCCTTTTTTAGCAAACCCTTCAAAGCCTTCACTGGTTTATTTAAACGGTCTTGA